The following proteins are encoded in a genomic region of Limosilactobacillus reuteri subsp. reuteri:
- a CDS encoding LytTR family transcriptional regulator, with the protein MMGRTYMAIDLKSFYASVECTECGLDPLNANLVVADESRTSKTICLAVSPALKKFGVSGRPRLYEVEQRVAYLNNRRAKEMSHQRLSPVVSIYRDELLKSPELKIGYKIARPRMNFYLEKSVAIYEIYLRYLPPEKIHVYSIDEVMMDITDYLNEYHVSARSLAKEIIQTIKAETQITATAGIGTNLFLAKVAMDIVAKRIPGDEDGVRIAQMNEHTFRRYLWAHQPLTDFWRIGPGYARRLKKLGLHTMGDIARCSLGKLSDPMNEEVLYREFGKNAEIIIDHAWGYESATIKDIKNYHSSDHGVYSGQVLPRPYNFTETRLVIQEMVNSLALQLTKQNLVTDQVALRVAYDVSNISEDYQGPLVTDFYGRQAPKPMHGKANLSLPTSSGTELMEAFMKLCDSDLDRRLTARKITVIANNLLSPRLARLANYNEQLDLFTDSTKKHKSRSKVQEKDQKLQRLVLDLQNEYGKNAIIRAADLKKGATLLERNNQIGGHQA; encoded by the coding sequence ATGATGGGGCGAACATATATGGCAATCGATTTAAAATCATTCTATGCTTCGGTCGAATGTACTGAGTGTGGGCTCGATCCTTTAAACGCTAACCTCGTAGTTGCCGATGAATCGCGAACTAGTAAGACTATTTGTCTCGCCGTCTCACCAGCTTTAAAAAAGTTTGGCGTTTCTGGTCGTCCGCGATTGTATGAGGTGGAACAACGGGTAGCGTACTTGAATAATCGTCGTGCCAAAGAAATGTCTCACCAGCGATTATCACCAGTTGTTTCAATTTACCGGGATGAACTATTAAAATCACCAGAACTTAAAATTGGTTATAAGATCGCGCGCCCACGAATGAATTTTTATCTTGAAAAAAGTGTCGCCATCTATGAAATTTATTTACGCTATTTACCACCAGAAAAGATCCACGTTTATTCTATTGATGAGGTAATGATGGATATTACTGATTATCTTAATGAATATCATGTTAGTGCCCGTTCTTTAGCTAAGGAAATCATCCAAACGATCAAAGCAGAGACCCAGATTACTGCAACTGCAGGAATTGGGACCAATCTTTTCTTAGCGAAAGTAGCGATGGATATAGTAGCTAAACGGATTCCAGGGGATGAAGACGGGGTCCGGATTGCACAGATGAATGAACATACTTTCCGCCGTTACCTTTGGGCGCATCAGCCACTAACAGACTTTTGGCGAATTGGCCCTGGATATGCACGACGACTAAAAAAGCTAGGTCTTCATACAATGGGAGATATTGCTCGTTGTTCTTTGGGAAAGTTATCTGATCCAATGAATGAAGAAGTATTATACCGCGAATTTGGAAAAAATGCGGAAATCATTATTGACCATGCGTGGGGATATGAGTCAGCCACCATTAAAGATATCAAAAATTATCATTCATCAGATCATGGGGTGTATTCTGGGCAGGTGTTGCCTCGACCTTATAACTTTACAGAAACCCGGTTAGTGATTCAAGAGATGGTTAATTCATTAGCTCTCCAGTTAACCAAGCAAAACTTAGTAACTGATCAAGTAGCTTTAAGGGTCGCCTATGATGTTTCTAATATATCGGAGGATTACCAAGGACCATTAGTGACAGACTTCTATGGACGCCAGGCGCCAAAGCCAATGCACGGAAAAGCTAATCTTTCCTTACCGACTTCATCTGGGACAGAATTGATGGAGGCATTTATGAAGTTATGTGATTCTGACCTTGATCGGCGATTGACAGCTCGTAAAATTACGGTAATAGCGAACAACCTTCTTTCACCACGACTTGCCCGATTGGCGAATTATAATGAGCAGTTAGATTTATTTACGGACTCAACGAAAAAACATAAGAGTCGTTCCAAGGTTCAAGAAAAAGATCAAAAACTACAAAGGCTTGTCCTTGATTTGCAAAATGAGTACGGTAAAAACGCCATTATTCGAGCGGCGGATTTGAAAAAAGGTGCTACTCTTTTGGAAAGAAATAATCAGATTGGAGGGCACCAAGCATAA
- a CDS encoding Hsp20/alpha crystallin family protein — MANELQNRNNLFDSLMNMRNWMNDDFFSNLTPVADHMKTDVTEDDKNYTVKIDMPGFDKKDIHINYANDILTVTGHRDTFDDDGDKDGNVLHSERRYGQMSRQYRLPDVNKKDIKAQYKNGVLTITLPKMDETDDDENHIDIE, encoded by the coding sequence ATGGCTAATGAATTACAAAACCGTAATAATTTATTTGATAGTTTGATGAACATGCGTAACTGGATGAACGATGATTTCTTCTCTAACCTAACTCCGGTGGCTGATCACATGAAGACAGATGTTACAGAAGATGACAAGAATTATACCGTAAAGATTGACATGCCTGGATTTGATAAGAAGGATATTCACATTAATTATGCTAATGATATTTTGACAGTTACTGGTCATCGGGACACTTTTGATGATGATGGTGACAAGGATGGCAATGTTTTGCATTCTGAGCGTCGGTATGGCCAAATGAGTCGGCAATATCGTTTGCCGGATGTAAATAAGAAGGATATCAAGGCTCAATATAAGAATGGTGTTTTGACAATTACTCTTCCTAAGATGGATGAGACGGATGACGACGAAAACCATATTGATATTGAATAA
- a CDS encoding aldo/keto reductase → MKKVTINNVSMPAIGIGTWNIGNSLVNRSTEIKAIQTAIDAGAQAIDTAEMYGDGRSEALVAEAIKPYNREKLFLIDKVLPSNASKTKLEHSLGQSLEAVGTDYFDLYLLHWRGGIPLAETVNELERVKKAGKIKAWGVSNFDVSDLEELWRLKNGTNCVANEDLYNLDSRGIEFDLLPLMKQHQLPLIAYSPLAQGDSLSGKLTDNSLLKEIAANHHATVSQIMLAWVLRIGNVLAIPKSSSPKHAEENVAAGNIELSDDELLALQKEFPSPTKKEPLAVI, encoded by the coding sequence ATGAAAAAAGTCACAATCAATAATGTTTCAATGCCCGCAATTGGAATCGGAACATGGAATATAGGAAATTCCCTCGTCAACCGGTCCACAGAAATTAAAGCAATTCAAACTGCAATTGACGCTGGCGCACAAGCTATTGATACTGCGGAAATGTATGGCGATGGTCGTTCTGAAGCGCTTGTCGCTGAGGCCATCAAACCATATAACCGGGAAAAGCTATTCTTAATTGATAAAGTTCTTCCTTCAAATGCCAGCAAAACAAAACTTGAGCATAGTTTAGGCCAAAGCTTAGAAGCCGTAGGAACAGACTATTTTGACCTTTACCTTTTGCACTGGCGGGGTGGGATCCCGTTGGCAGAAACAGTCAATGAATTAGAACGAGTTAAAAAGGCAGGAAAAATTAAGGCATGGGGGGTCTCAAACTTCGATGTCAGTGATCTTGAAGAATTATGGCGCCTAAAAAATGGCACTAATTGCGTCGCTAATGAGGATCTCTATAATCTCGATAGTCGGGGAATTGAATTTGACCTTCTTCCCTTAATGAAACAACATCAGCTCCCATTAATAGCTTATTCCCCGCTTGCACAGGGTGACAGCCTATCTGGAAAGTTAACCGATAATTCGCTACTAAAAGAAATTGCCGCAAATCACCATGCAACTGTCAGCCAGATTATGCTTGCGTGGGTTTTAAGAATTGGAAATGTCCTTGCCATTCCAAAGAGCAGCAGTCCAAAACATGCTGAAGAAAATGTTGCAGCTGGTAATATTGAACTAAGTGATGATGAGTTACTTGCTTTACAAAAAGAATTCCCATCACCAACTAAAAAAGAGCCCCTCGCAGTAATTTAA
- the preA gene encoding NAD-dependent dihydropyrimidine dehydrogenase subunit PreA, with translation MIKKDLSVDFLGVHFENPFCLSSSPVGNCYEMCKNAYDAGWGGIVYKTLSPTHFKIDEVSPRFDELAKEDMHFVAFKNMEQLSEHPLEQDLADMRRLKEEYPNKVLIASIMGETLEDWTNLAKLVTETGADMIELNFSCPQMTSHTMGSDVGTNPELCKKNCEAVKRGTSLPVLAKMTPNITTMVPVVKACLEGGADGFSAINTVKSIVDVDLKKKVGLPNIDGKSSVSGLSGKAVKPIALRFLQQLRSAAGLEQLPISGIGGIETWEDAAEFILLGATTLQVTTAIMEYGYRIIDDLTNGLMHYMEEQHVDHLQDLVGLANKNIIPTNQLDRNYKVYPKIDWDKCIGCGRCFISCQDGAHQALTWDDEKRQPVFDKSKCVGCQLCALVCPVGAIKLGLVEIKPGHKGNPAEIDVGSQRLHRYHPVKANQEN, from the coding sequence ATGATTAAAAAAGATTTATCTGTAGACTTTTTAGGCGTTCATTTTGAAAATCCATTTTGCTTGTCGTCCTCACCTGTTGGGAACTGTTACGAAATGTGTAAGAATGCATATGACGCTGGTTGGGGCGGTATCGTATATAAGACTTTATCACCAACACACTTTAAGATTGATGAAGTTTCTCCCCGGTTCGATGAATTAGCCAAGGAAGACATGCATTTTGTTGCCTTTAAGAATATGGAACAATTATCAGAACACCCCTTGGAACAAGATTTGGCTGATATGCGACGGTTAAAAGAAGAATACCCCAATAAGGTCTTGATCGCATCAATCATGGGTGAAACCTTGGAAGATTGGACCAACCTGGCCAAGTTAGTAACTGAGACTGGAGCTGATATGATTGAACTAAACTTCTCTTGTCCGCAGATGACTTCTCATACCATGGGTTCTGATGTGGGAACTAATCCAGAATTATGTAAGAAGAATTGTGAAGCTGTTAAACGTGGGACTAGCCTTCCAGTCCTTGCGAAGATGACACCAAATATTACGACGATGGTTCCAGTTGTAAAGGCATGTCTAGAAGGAGGGGCAGATGGCTTTTCCGCAATCAATACGGTTAAATCAATTGTTGATGTTGATCTAAAGAAGAAAGTTGGCTTACCAAATATTGATGGTAAATCTTCTGTTTCTGGATTATCTGGGAAAGCTGTTAAGCCAATTGCTTTACGTTTCTTACAACAATTACGGTCAGCAGCCGGCCTTGAACAACTACCGATTTCTGGGATTGGGGGAATTGAGACCTGGGAAGATGCTGCTGAATTTATTCTTTTAGGTGCTACCACTCTTCAAGTTACAACTGCGATCATGGAATATGGTTATCGGATCATTGATGACCTTACTAATGGTTTAATGCATTACATGGAAGAACAACATGTAGATCACCTTCAAGATCTTGTCGGCTTAGCTAATAAGAATATTATTCCTACTAACCAACTTGACCGAAATTACAAGGTTTATCCTAAGATCGATTGGGATAAGTGTATCGGTTGTGGTCGTTGCTTTATCTCATGCCAAGATGGTGCCCACCAAGCTTTAACTTGGGATGATGAAAAACGGCAACCAGTCTTTGATAAGAGTAAGTGTGTCGGTTGTCAACTTTGTGCACTTGTTTGTCCTGTGGGGGCTATTAAGTTAGGCCTTGTTGAAATTAAGCCGGGTCACAAAGGTAATCCAGCAGAAATTGATGTAGGATCTCAACGTCTTCATCGCTATCACCCGGTAAAGGCTAATCAAGAAAATTAA